In Flavobacterium sp., a single window of DNA contains:
- a CDS encoding triple tyrosine motif-containing protein, whose translation MTKFIFRILFLSILLLSSILKAQIKKIGVPFITNYNPKTYKAASENWDVLQDSKGMMFFANHFGIMQFDGVRWSIVTQPENRSMVRSLAIDKKDKMYVGAQGDFGYVIQLPNGQYQYTSLVKLLPKWALNFGDVVHTIIKNNEVIFFSYEEIFIYKNNKIKVLKTPSKFDDFFEVNNEIYVSSNAKGLLKLKNDVLVSITNAEKFTGMKIRKIFETQNGLLLFTQKNGLFTFKNNELKPFVTEADYLLKQNQISVAVELSDGYFGIGTRQSGLIVIDSAGHLIQHINKQMGLQNDYVTNLKVDKESNLWVTLKEGISLIQISSPLSRILDTSSSETKIYCSQIYQNKLYIATDNGLFWMDWESYKNGKHENANFQHIAEMYENVWNIGVFGNSLLAFEKNGIFEVSGNSAKLLAKVDGAWKGILVPNHPDLLIVGGYNGMYLLKKINNTWVFQNKIKGFEESSRVIETDQNGDFWIAHGYKGIYKIKFNKTFDAVSDVQFYNQKNGFPSSLFLNTFKIDNQILFGTTKGVYKQDSHSKKMIPEPVFKKYLGLESHIRLLKSDNQNNIWYVSGENTGKMTKNSKGSFTVEELPFRKLRYLYVPGFENIQTTTSGDVFFGTQDGLIHYNAIKNKKYQTKYKALISEVKCIFPKDSLIFSSRYDVLPNKTKEAGEEISRVLSYSNNALHFSFSSLFYDEADATKYEYWLEGFEPKWSEYSLQTEKEYTNLPENEYVFHVRAKNIYDVVSEEAVFRFEILPPWYRTIWAYILYFILYSVVIYLIIKYQKSVAERDRQQLILNQEKELLRSRAELNEQRLTLEQENMAIVRENLETTINLKNAKVASSTVNLIHLNEILLSIKELISQIDKKNDPNVNFSLLTKINKLIDHELQGDKQWNEFEEIFNQLHDNFMQRLKQSYPELTPRDMRLCAYLRMNFNTKEIAPLLGISVRGVEDTRYRIRKKLQLPSDANITEFILNF comes from the coding sequence ATGACGAAATTTATATTTAGAATTTTATTTTTATCGATATTACTTTTATCTTCAATTTTAAAGGCTCAAATTAAAAAAATTGGAGTTCCTTTTATAACCAATTATAATCCGAAAACTTACAAAGCGGCTTCAGAAAACTGGGACGTGCTGCAGGATTCTAAAGGAATGATGTTTTTTGCCAATCATTTCGGGATCATGCAGTTTGATGGTGTTCGCTGGAGCATCGTAACACAGCCCGAAAACCGTAGTATGGTTCGCTCTCTGGCGATTGATAAAAAAGACAAAATGTATGTGGGCGCTCAGGGCGATTTTGGTTATGTAATTCAGCTGCCAAACGGACAATATCAATATACTTCTTTAGTAAAACTGCTTCCGAAATGGGCTTTGAATTTTGGGGATGTTGTACATACGATTATTAAAAATAATGAGGTGATTTTTTTCTCTTACGAAGAAATTTTTATCTATAAGAATAATAAAATCAAGGTTTTAAAAACGCCTTCAAAGTTTGATGATTTCTTTGAAGTTAATAATGAAATCTATGTTTCGAGTAATGCTAAAGGTTTATTGAAACTAAAAAATGATGTGTTGGTTTCGATTACAAATGCCGAAAAGTTTACCGGAATGAAAATTCGAAAAATCTTTGAAACCCAAAATGGACTTTTATTATTTACCCAAAAAAATGGACTTTTTACTTTTAAAAATAATGAACTAAAACCATTTGTAACAGAAGCAGATTATTTATTAAAGCAAAATCAAATCTCAGTTGCTGTTGAACTTTCTGATGGATATTTCGGAATTGGAACCCGACAATCCGGATTGATAGTTATAGATAGTGCGGGACATTTAATTCAGCATATCAACAAACAAATGGGTTTGCAAAATGATTATGTAACAAATTTAAAAGTTGATAAGGAAAGCAATTTATGGGTTACGCTGAAAGAAGGAATTTCGCTGATCCAGATTTCTTCGCCTTTGTCACGAATTTTGGATACTTCAAGTTCAGAAACAAAAATTTACTGCAGTCAGATTTATCAGAATAAATTATACATCGCTACAGATAATGGTTTGTTCTGGATGGATTGGGAATCTTATAAAAATGGCAAACATGAAAACGCCAACTTTCAGCACATAGCAGAAATGTATGAAAATGTCTGGAACATTGGTGTTTTTGGGAATTCGCTTCTAGCTTTTGAAAAAAACGGCATTTTTGAAGTTTCAGGAAATTCAGCTAAATTATTAGCAAAAGTTGATGGAGCCTGGAAAGGAATTTTAGTTCCTAATCATCCTGATTTATTGATTGTTGGCGGTTATAATGGAATGTATCTTCTTAAAAAAATAAATAACACATGGGTATTTCAAAACAAAATAAAAGGTTTTGAAGAAAGCAGCCGTGTAATTGAAACTGATCAAAATGGCGATTTTTGGATTGCACACGGTTACAAAGGGATTTATAAAATTAAATTTAATAAGACATTCGATGCCGTTTCTGACGTTCAGTTTTACAATCAAAAAAATGGTTTTCCGTCGAGTTTGTTCCTGAATACATTTAAAATCGATAACCAAATTCTTTTTGGAACAACAAAAGGCGTTTACAAACAAGATTCACATTCTAAGAAAATGATTCCCGAACCTGTTTTTAAAAAATATTTGGGTTTGGAAAGTCATATTCGTTTATTAAAATCAGATAATCAAAATAATATCTGGTACGTTTCTGGAGAAAACACCGGAAAAATGACTAAAAATTCAAAAGGAAGTTTTACGGTTGAAGAACTGCCTTTTAGAAAACTTCGCTATTTATATGTTCCGGGTTTTGAAAATATTCAAACCACAACAAGCGGAGATGTATTTTTTGGTACACAGGATGGCTTAATTCATTATAATGCTATTAAAAACAAAAAATATCAAACGAAATATAAAGCGTTAATTTCAGAAGTGAAATGTATTTTTCCGAAAGACAGTTTGATATTTTCAAGCCGTTATGATGTACTTCCTAACAAAACGAAAGAAGCCGGAGAAGAAATCTCCAGAGTTTTATCGTATTCAAATAACGCACTGCATTTTTCTTTTTCTTCTCTTTTTTATGATGAAGCCGATGCTACAAAATATGAATATTGGTTAGAAGGTTTTGAACCCAAATGGTCGGAGTACAGCCTTCAAACAGAAAAAGAATATACAAACCTTCCTGAAAATGAATATGTTTTTCACGTAAGAGCAAAAAATATTTATGATGTTGTAAGCGAAGAAGCTGTTTTTCGTTTTGAAATTCTTCCGCCTTGGTACAGAACTATTTGGGCTTATATTTTGTATTTTATCCTGTATAGTGTTGTGATTTATTTGATTATTAAATATCAGAAATCTGTGGCGGAACGTGATCGACAGCAATTGATTTTAAATCAGGAAAAAGAATTACTTCGCAGCCGTGCTGAACTAAACGAGCAAAGGCTGACTTTGGAACAGGAAAATATGGCAATTGTTCGTGAAAATCTTGAAACAACCATCAATCTCAAAAATGCTAAAGTGGCTTCGAGTACCGTAAACCTTATTCACTTAAATGAAATCCTGCTTTCTATAAAAGAATTGATTAGCCAGATTGATAAGAAAAATGATCCTAATGTGAACTTTAGTTTATTAACGAAAATAAACAAACTGATCGATCATGAATTGCAGGGCGACAAACAATGGAATGAGTTTGAAGAAATCTTTAATCAGCTTCATGATAATTTCATGCAAAGACTTAAACAAAGCTATCCGGAATTGACTCCGAGAGATATGCGTTTGTGTGCTTATCTGCGAATGAACTTTAATACAAAAGAAATTGCGCCGCTTTTAGGAATTTCTGTTCGGGGAGTTGAAGATACCCGATACAGAATTCGAAAAAAATTACAGCTTCCTTCTGACGCAAATATTACAGAATTCATTCTAAATTTTTAA
- a CDS encoding HAD family hydrolase, which produces MEVKCIIFDCDGVLVDTEKIGNGILLEMAAEHGFEMEIEDAYRNFNGRNLKDCFRHIEEAIDQKLPETFEAEYRQRSFNAFRTEVKPMEGVVEFIEKLKIPYCVASSGPVEKIRLNLEVAGLLDKFENKIFSSYQINSWKPDPGIFLHAAKEMGFEVKDCIVLEDSKAGVKAGRSGGFKVYGFANGFNDNDLEEEGAVLFHSYEELSEILDFRF; this is translated from the coding sequence ATGGAAGTTAAGTGTATTATTTTTGATTGTGATGGAGTTTTGGTTGATACAGAGAAAATTGGAAACGGAATTTTGCTTGAAATGGCAGCAGAACACGGTTTTGAAATGGAAATTGAAGATGCTTACCGTAATTTTAACGGCCGAAATTTAAAAGATTGTTTCCGACATATTGAAGAGGCAATCGATCAAAAACTTCCTGAAACTTTTGAAGCCGAATATCGCCAGAGAAGTTTTAATGCTTTTAGAACGGAAGTAAAACCAATGGAAGGTGTTGTTGAATTTATCGAAAAACTAAAAATTCCGTATTGTGTCGCTTCGAGCGGTCCGGTTGAGAAAATCCGCTTAAACCTTGAAGTTGCTGGTTTACTGGATAAATTCGAAAATAAAATATTCAGTTCCTATCAAATTAACAGTTGGAAACCTGATCCGGGAATTTTTCTGCATGCTGCCAAGGAAATGGGTTTTGAAGTAAAAGACTGCATTGTTCTTGAAGACAGTAAAGCGGGCGTAAAAGCAGGACGAAGCGGCGGTTTCAAAGTTTATGGCTTTGCTAATGGTTTTAATGATAATGATTTAGAAGAAGAAGGAGCAGTTCTTTTTCATAGTTATGAAGAACTGAGCGAGATACTGGATTTTAGATTTTAG
- a CDS encoding NUDIX domain-containing protein — MKQSAGILAYKFVDKTIFFFLVHPGGPFWKNKDLESWSIPKGEFTEDEDPLDAAIREFKEETGFEVDGDFIKLEYVKLKSGKIVHAWAVEFDVDETLVKSNDFEIEWPPKSGKFQKFPEIDRAEWFQTAEALKKINPAQADFIVQMISKISASL; from the coding sequence ATGAAGCAGAGCGCCGGAATATTAGCATATAAATTCGTAGACAAAACTATTTTTTTCTTTTTAGTTCATCCTGGCGGGCCGTTTTGGAAAAATAAAGATTTAGAAAGCTGGTCGATTCCAAAAGGAGAATTTACAGAAGATGAAGATCCGCTCGATGCCGCGATACGCGAGTTTAAGGAAGAAACCGGTTTTGAGGTCGACGGTGATTTTATAAAACTCGAATATGTAAAACTAAAATCAGGTAAAATTGTTCATGCCTGGGCTGTCGAGTTTGATGTTGATGAAACTTTGGTAAAAAGCAATGATTTTGAAATTGAATGGCCGCCAAAATCAGGAAAATTTCAAAAATTTCCAGAAATTGACAGAGCCGAATGGTTTCAAACAGCCGAAGCCTTAAAAAAAATAAATCCCGCACAAGCTGATTTTATTGTGCAGATGATTTCTAAAATTTCGGCTTCTTTATAG